Proteins from a single region of Ammospiza nelsoni isolate bAmmNel1 chromosome 28, bAmmNel1.pri, whole genome shotgun sequence:
- the LOC132085058 gene encoding keratin-associated protein 5-2-like, which translates to MIYSSGRESFFNLNSTWYDPSGSWLDTRRTPFRYGYSTCCSSGGSSGCHGEGCEGMRGHDYRHYGYRQPRCAERCHGYSSSCHGGGDGCVRRPTYSYGGSGGCQRYGRSVCAERCQGSSSSCHGGGSSCVRRPTYSYGGSGGCQGYGRSVCSERCHGSVVQGGKPCCGTPVQSIPVQSCPQPVQSIPVQSCPPPVQTCPPPVQVCPLKSCPPPVQTCPPPVQTCPCPCPAPVQQGCVPVAKGIPRQQQKQVCKVPARKIK; encoded by the exons ATGATTTACTCCTCAGGAAGAGAATCCTTCTTCAACCTGAACTCCACCTGGTACGACCCCTCTGGCTCCTGGCTGGACACGCGGCGCACGCCCTTCCGCTACGGTTACtccacctgctgctcctcaggcgGCTCCTCGGGCTGCCACGGCGAGGGTTGCGAGGGCATGAGGGGCCACGACTACCGGCACTACGGCTACCGACAGCCCCGCTGCGCCGAGCGCTGCCACGGCTACTCCAGCTCGTGCCATGGAGGGGGGGACGGCTGTGTCAGGAGGCCCACGTACAGCTATGGGGGCTCAGGGGGGTGCCAGCGTTACGGGaggtctgtgtgtgctgagaGGTGCCAGGGCTCCTCGAGTTCATGCCATGGAGGagggtccagctgtgtcaggagacCCACGTACAGctatgggggttcaggggggtGCCAGGGTTATGGGAGGTCTGTGTGCTCCGAGAGGTGCCACGGGTCAGTGGTCCAAGGGGGGAAGCCGTGCTGTGGGACCCCCGTGCAGAGCatcccagtgcagagctgtcCCCAACCAGTGCAGAGCatcccagtgcagagctgtcCTCCACCAGTGCAG ACCTGTCCTCCACCAGTgcaggtgtgtccct TGAAGAGCTGTCCCCCCCCAGTCCAGACCTGTCCCCCTCCAGTCCAGACCTGTCCTTGTCCATGTCCCGCTCCAgtccagcagggctgtgtccccgTGGCCAAGGGCATCCCCCgccagcagcagaagcaagtCTGCAAAGTGCCAGCCCGGAAGATCAAATAA
- the LOC132085030 gene encoding protein MRP-126-like, with product MSKGQQSQEQLSELEKAMDAIIDVFHQYSRREGDRDTLTKKELKMMIDKQLANYLKHVKNKATIDQIMKDLDVNKDAQINFGEMMLLVTRVTCATHEHLHEVEDHQHQHQHQHQQHHH from the exons ATGAGCAAG ggccagcagagccaggagcagctgtcgGAGCTGGAGAAGGCCATGGACGCCATCATCGACGTCTTCCACCAGTACTCGCGCCGCGAGGGCGACAGGGACACCCTGACCAAGAAGGAGCTCAAGATGATGATTGACAAGCAGCTGGCCAATTACCTGAAG CACGTGAAGAACAAGGCCACCATTGACCAGATCATGAAGGACCTGGACGTCAACAAGGACGCCCAGATCAACTTCGGGGAGATGATGCTGCTGGTCACCCGTGTCACCTGTGCCACCCACGAGCACCTGCACGAGGTGGAGGaccaccagcaccagcaccagcaccagcaccaacAGCACCACCACTGA
- the LOC132085029 gene encoding protein S100-A7-like, translating into MSTSTHSHARSQQFPGNCTLEKALQTVVDLFHQYSIRQGEIDLLSMSDFTTLLKEQAPSFLQTCDRNRAGYLEKLFQETDLNKDKELSFEEFTIVLSKLADDAHRISHGSERCGPDKD; encoded by the exons ATGTccaccagcacccacagccacGCCAGGAGCCAGCAGTTCCCGGGGAATTGCACCCTGGAAAAAGCTCTGCAGACTGTGGTGGACCTGTTCCACCAGTACAGCATCCGCCAGGGTGAGATAGACCTCCTGAGCATGAGCGACTTCACCACgctgctgaaggagcaggcGCCGTCCTTCCTGCAGACCTGT GACAGGAACCGAGCTGGCTACTTGGAGAAGCTCTTCCAGGAGACCGACCTGAACAAGGACAAGGAGCTGAGTTTTGAGGAGTTCACCATCGTGCTGAGCAAGCTGGCCGACGACGCCCACCGCATCAGCCACGGCTCTGAGCGCTGCGGGCCCGACAAGGATTGA
- the LOC132085039 gene encoding loricrin-like: MCSRQDKDQCHRQQRQSSGGCHSSSGGGCHSSSGGGCHSSGGSSGGCHSSGGGGCHSSGGGGCHSSGGGGCHSSGGSSCHGKPQMPVQQQQQVPQMPQQKMK; the protein is encoded by the coding sequence ATGTGCTCCCGCCAGGACAAGGACCAGTGCCACCGGCAGCAGCGCCAGAGCAGCGGCGGCTGTCACAGTTCCAGCGGTggtggctgtcacagctccagTGGTGGCGGCTGTCACAGCTCcggtggcagctctgggggctgtcACAGCTCCGGTGGTGGTGGCTGTCACAGTTCTGGTGGTGGTGGCTGTCACAGCTCAGGCGGTGGcggctgtcacagctctggtGGCTCCAGCTGCCACGGGAAGCCGCAGATGCCggtccagcagcagcagcaggtgccgCAGATGCCCCAGCAGAAGATGAAGTGA
- the LOC132084794 gene encoding small proline-rich protein 2H-like, with the protein MLQHKGGTDHDLCQHRTPSSSTEHCHDPPKTCPNPPEICPNPGTLSHDTEGSTQSCHPGDLCPPRPSCCPAPQSCKPRRRVEVSPVPPACPPPVRIHRRPLEQHRPCPPCPEPDPGKPRRRVEQRPEEDEEPPVVLQPLHHRCPCIQRCPRPVPCCPRPSQRFCPPVVPLPPQPGHQQQKQVTLVPLCVKN; encoded by the coding sequence ATGCTCCAGCACAAAGGCGGCACCGACCACgacctgtgccagcacaggacacCTTCCAGCTCCACCGAGCACTGCCACGACCCCCCCAAAACCTGCCCCAACCCCCCCGAGATCTGCCCCAACCCCGGCACCCTCAGCCACGACACCGAGGGCtccacccagagctgccaccccgGCGATCTGTGCCCACCCCggccctcctgctgcccagccccgcAGAGCTGCAAGCCCCGGCGGCGGGTGGAGGTGAGCCCGGTGCCCCCCGCGTGCCCCCCGCCCGTGAGGATCCACCGGCGGCCTCTGGAGCAGCACCGCCCGTGCCCGCCGTGCCCGGAGCCCGACCCGGGCAAGCCCCGCAGGCGAGTGGAGCAACGTCCcgaggaggatgaggagcccCCGGTGGTGCTGCAGCCGCTGCATCATCGCTGTCCCTGCATCCAGCGGTGCCCCCGGCCCgtgccctgctgcccccggCCCTCCCAGCGTTTCTGTCCCCCCGTTGTCCCCCTGCCGCCTCAGCCcggccaccagcagcagaagcaggtgACGCTGGTGCCCCTCTGCGTGAAGAACTGA
- the LOC132085023 gene encoding protein S100-A9-like, which translates to MKTDLELALECAVNVYHRYAARRPMDDYLSLGEFSRLLKETAEPFLKNTVPPKTTTDNYIKQLFTKADANHDGRLKFTEFLTTLSLVAIDAHNRSHQGPGGDHGHDHGHGHDHGHDHGHGHSHRH; encoded by the exons ATGAAAACCGACCTGGAGCTGGCGCTGGAATGCGCCGTCAACGTCTACCACCGGTACGCGGCGCGGCGCCCCATGGACGACTACCTGAGCCTGGGGGAGTTCTCCAGGCTGCTCAAGGAGACGGCCGAGCCCTTCCTGAAGAACACAGTGCCG CCCAAAACGACCACGGACAACTACATCAAGCAGCTCTTCACCAAAGCTGACGCCAACCACGATGGCCGCCTCAAGTTCACTGAGTTCCTGACCACGCTGAGCCTCGTGGCCATTGATGCCCACAACAGGTCCCACCAGGGGCCTGGTGGTGACCATGGGCATGACCACGGGCATGGCCACGACCACGGGCATGACCATGGGCATGGACACAGCCACCGTCACTGA